In the Balaenoptera musculus isolate JJ_BM4_2016_0621 chromosome 20, mBalMus1.pri.v3, whole genome shotgun sequence genome, ATAATGTACCAAGAACTGTGTCATTAATTCAATCCTCTGTACCTGAGACCCTCATATATTGACAAAAACAGTGACGGGACAAAGGGAGGAGATGGCATTGCTGGAGCTCAGCCGTCCAAGGTTtccctccagaagctggaagcaAAGTGGGCCTGTAGAGTAGTAGGAGCTGGAcgcagagagagggaagaaatatcCTGGCTTTCTCCTGCCCTCCAATCTCTTACCTACTGTGGGCTGCaccaggccagaaggcagtgaacACAGGAGCTTGAAAACAAAAGCCCACAGGGATCAGCTCCCCATGACATAGGGCAGAGCTTAGGAAGGGCTACAACTGGTTCTGCGATCAAACGGGCCAAAGATTAATTTCTAGGCAAATCAACACACACAGGCTCCAGTGCGAAGTGCCCACTTGTATCCtgtgtctctctccttccttttccatccTCTCTCAATCGACCTCTTTCTCTCACTGTCCCAGCCAttattcttcctccctcccaactGTCTCTCCTTACTCCTGTTGTCTCTTCTactcctccatctctctctccatacTCTTTACTCTGTCTCCTGTATCTAGCTCTGACTTGCTTTCCTTGATTCCACTTTCTCTGCGGTTTAAACTCCTGGAAGCGTCAGAACACAGCATCTGAATGAGATCAGGAATGTGCCGTGCCCTGAGTGCCAGGACAGACCCCAGCCCTGCACTCCACCTGCTACACTGACTTATCATCTGCCCCCAATCTGTGCCTCCCCCAACTCCCTTTTTTCCTCTTGGCACCCTTCTtggcttttcctctctccctgccctcctccctttgTGGTATTCCAGCATCCCTGGCTTTCCTTTTACCTTCCTGACCGGTCCCTCTCCGCTTCCATCAATCGCTTCTGCTCCTTTCTGCTCATAAATGATTGGTTCTCCTCAACCAGCAGACCTTAGTTCTTCATCTACATCCCCTTGGTCAGATATGTGGAGCCATTCACCAAAGGTTTCCCCGCTTTGTGATTGCTCCCTAATCCGCATTCTTGGCCATCAGGAGCAGACCCTCATTCCAttcgttcaacaaacatttactgagtgcccacccctaggctgggtgctggggatacagaggtAAACAAGATGATCATCTGTCCTCAAGGTTAAGGTGCAGAGAAGAAATGATGACAGTACACTATATTGGGGAcacatggacattttttttttttaaataaatttatttatttatttttggctgtgttgggtcttcgttgtgttgcacgcaggctttctctagttgtggcgagcgggagcttctcttgttgcggagcatgggctctaggcgcgcgggcttcagtagttgtggcacgtgggctcagcagttgtggctcgcgggctctagagcgcgggctcagtagttgtggcacacgggcttagttgctatgcggcatgtgggatctttccggaccagggctcgaacccatgtcccctgcattggcaggcagattcttaaccactgtgccaccagggaagtcctggggacACATGGATTTCTGGAGGAAGGCCAAGGAAGGTATCACAGAGAGGGTGAGCTTTTTTTGGAGGATGAATAGGAGTCCTCTGGTATTGCAGACTGAGGGATTAGCATGGCAAAGGCACCAAGGAGTGAAACAGCAGTGTGTTCTAGGTACAAGAAGTAGTTAGGAATTGACTAAAACTCGAGGGGAGAGGACAGAACGTGAGGCAGAGATAGAAGAGGAAAGGCAGGAGGTTTTGTTCACTCTGAAAAGGGGTTTGAACTTGACAGTAGGCAACAAAGACTTTTGGGGGGAGCGTGAGTGAGAGGTTGGACTGTTTTGTATGGTACTCTGCCCTCGctgctggggaagaggaggagcagggagaccagtcagggtgatggtggtccgGACCAAAGTGGCAACAGTACAGGTGGAGAAAATCAGATGAATATGAGAGTTTAGGAGGTCAAAACACCAACGCTGATAACTAACTGGAtaaaggggggggggcgggtgcaggaaaggagaaatcaagCATGACTTCCTCCTTCTGATAGGAGTGACAGGATGGCTAATAGGACCATTCACTGGGATGAGGAAGTTAGCAGGAGGAGCAGGTTTGGACACGCTGATCAGGTGAGCTGCCCACCCACGCGGCTGCTGAACAGTCGGATCTGGAGCTCCAGAAAGAGGCCTGGGCTGGAAGTAATGGAAGCCTTAGAGGTAGAATGACGGGGACAGTGGGCCGGAGACCACCCTGGCCCGATCCGCTGCGGATCCGCGTTCTCCCTCCAGGTGGCACTAAAGCCCCGCGCTTCCGAGTCCCGTTTTCCCAGACGCGCGCTCTCTGTACTCGGAGTATTCCGCTGCTCTGGGGACTCGCCACCTCTAGGTCGCGCCCTCCTCGCTGGGCAGGATTTAGCTGGGGATTCAAACCCGAAGCGACCTCTAGAGAGTGTGTCCAAGTCGTCCACGCGGCCAGCACATTCTTGGCGGCTCAGGGGCCTCAGGACTGGTGACGTGGTTGGTGTGACCACCTGTCCCTCGGGCCGCCTCCAGGAACCAACGTGGGGAACCGGTGTAGGGGAAGGGCCAGATAGACAGTGCCCAGAGCAGGGATGCATGGAAAGAGAACCACCAAGGCCAGACACCCGACCCGCTAGGAACGGAATTTCCTGTGCCCAAGGCCATCTCCGCGTGGGAAGCGTGTCGCGGATCCTTTAAGGCTCcgtctccctgccctcccccgcccGGGACCGGCCGGGACACCCGGGACCTGACATTTGGCGTCTCCCAATGTGGGAGCTAAAAATAACCACTGTGGGTTACTCCAGGCCATTGCTCCGCACCCACCCCGCGCGCCGGCTCGCGCAGTTCCGGGCCCGAGTTCTCTCCCGGGCAAGTGTACCTGGTCCGTCCCTTCCTCTCGGACCCCGCCGTCTCGAGCCGCCGCGCAGGGCTTTGAAGTCGCTTCTTCAGCCCCGAACCTTGGGCGGTGGGCGGAGTCCTCACACTGAGGGGAACTTGGCCTCCAAGGGTCCCAGGACCCCCTTTTCAAAACATCCGGGCCGGTGGCCGGCGGGAACCCGAGGGGCGTGTCTCGCCGGGCACGCTGACGGGCGTGGCCTCGCTGGCCTACCCTACAGCAGGTGCCAAACTCTCAGCCTCAGGGAGGGGCGTGGCCTTCTGGGGTGTGCGGGCTCCTGGCCAATGGGTGCTGTGAAAGGCGTGGCCCTGGGGACCGCCGGGGCTGCTCTTCGGGTCTTTCCCCAGCCGGCCAGGCTCAGCCAGATCCCCGGGAGCTGCTCTCTGGCTCCTCGGCTTGTGGCTGTGGGTCCCGCCAGGCTCGCCATCCGCACAAAGCTCCGCGACCCCCATCGCCCCCGCTCCCTCTGCCCGCCAAGGGTAGGGCCGCAGACCCCTAGTCGCCTCCCTCTCATCTACGGCAGCTCGTGCGTCTCCAGTTCCTAAGACAAGATGCCGTCGGGCTTCCAACAGATCGGCTCCGAAGTAGGGTTTGGCATGCGGGGGCGCGACGCGGACACGGGTCCCGCTTTTCTCGGGCTGGGGTCGCGGTTGGGGTCAGCTAGGGGGCGGTCCTTGCGCAGacgcagggggtggggggtgggggactggCTATTTATAGCCGGGCTGGACAACCCGTGACGGTCGGATTCCAGTCCCTCCAAGAGGCATAGCGGGTCTGGGGGATTATTCGGGAGCTAGGACCACGGCTGGATTCTGCGAGTCCAGGGTTCGCTCCCTTCTCTAGTTGGCAGCGAGTTGCGCCGGGATCGTGGACACTCTGCCCTCAAGAAAGCAGATCCAGGCGGGTCTTGCCCTCCAGCAGCTGTCCGTCTGTCTCGGCTCGCCCGCAATTTTTCGAGGACCGGAGGTTCTCCGtaggccccccccacccccactcttgGCAGTCCTCCAGGACGCTGAACTTTCCCTCGCCCCACGGTTGGTGGAGGGGTAGAGGGGAGTGTCAGCCCTTCCTCCCCCAGCTCAGGTTTCCGTTTGGAGACAGTCTGTGCCGCCAGCGATGAGCCACCACCGCTACCGCACCTCATACCACCTTCCCGCCCCCATCCCCTGGGCAAGGCTCTCACAGGCAAAAGCCAGCATGGCCCCCTGCCCTTCGTCGCACCTTAGAGGGGGAAGGGAAGCCGGGGCGGAGACAGAGAAGGCCATAGGCCAGGAGGAATGACCTCGATGTCCTTTTGGGAATTGCCTTTCTTGAGCCTGTTGGGGGCTTCCGGGAGCCCGCGGAGAGAACCCCCagatgggaggggagaggacagaggCTGATGACGATAATGCACTTGTCACTTTATAAAACCAGCACTGGTGGGGACACTGTTAAcgtttgattttgattttcacaCTTTCACTGACAGGTAGGCAAATTAGGCAACATCACCCCTATCTCCCCAGTTCAGAGTGGGgcagtgacttacccaaggtcacacaaatcTGAACTCAGGTCTTGTAAGGCCAAGCctgtcccaaggtcacagagaaatTGTGAGACCCAGGTCCTCAAACATTTCTCTGCCTACTGGACTCAAACATCAGTTTCTCCTCCATGCCCTGGTACTCTCGGGTTCTTCCTGCTCTTGTTTACGTTGAGATCTTCAAGCGATTCCTAATATGGCCCACTTTCCCTCGCCCAACATGTTGGATGGAACCCAGCATCTCAAGGCTCCTGCTGGGCCTGGGCCCCTGGAGGAAGAAAAGATGCCATGATTCCATGTGATATGCCTCCTCTCTGCTTCCGCCTGCCCAGGATGGGGAGCCCCCCCAGCAACGAGTCACTGGGACCCTGGTCCTCGCCGTATTCTCCGCTGTGCTCGGCTCCCTGCAGTTTGGCTACAACATCGGGGTCATCAATGCCCCCCAGAAGGTGAGGGGCTACAGCCGGCAGAGTGGGGTGCCCAGACAAGGCAGGGGGTGTTGGGGGTGAGCAGAGAGGGAGGAGTCTGCAGGGAATAACTCCTGTGCTGTCCCCCAGGTGATTGAACAGAGCTACAATGAGACgtggctggggaggcaggggcctgAGGGACCCGGCTCCATCCCACCAGGCACCCTCACCATGCTCTGGGCTCTCTCCGTGGCCATCTTCTCTGTGGGTGGCATGATCTCCTCCTTCCTGATTGGCGTCATCTCTCAGTGGCTGGGAAGGTATGGGGCTGGAGGGCAAGGGAGAACAGGAAGGGAGCCAGAGTACCAGTGCCCTAACTCTCACAGCCGCACTCTTTGCCTGCCAGGAAGAGGGCAATGCTGTTCAACAACGCCCTGGCAGTGCTAGGGGGCGCCCTCATGGGCCTGGCCAAGGCGGCTGCCTCCTATGAGTTGCTCATTCTTGGACGGTTCCTCATTGGCGCCTACTCAGGTACCCGCGGGCACTGTGGTCGCGCCCAGTGCCTTGCTCTCCTTCACTCTCCCTGGGCTTGGGGGTCAGAGTGGGCAGCTGCCCTCAGaagctctctccttccctctgcccagggcTGACGTCGGGGCTGGTGCCCATGTACGTGGGGGAGATCGCCCCCACTCACCTGCGGGGCGCCTTGGGGACACTCAACCAACTGGCCATCGTCATTGGCATCCTGATTGCCCAGGTGACTGGACCTGGCCTCACgggaggctgggcagggggttggggtggggctCTGGGGACAGGCTGAACGgcctgccctccttcccacccttctGCCACAGGTGCTGGGCTTGGAGTCCATACTGGGCACTGCTACACTATGGCCACTACTCCTGGGCATCACTATGCTGCCTGCCCTCCTGCAGCTGGTCCTGCTGCCCTTCTGCCCAGAAAGCCCCCGCTACCTCTACATTATCCGGAACCTGGAGGGGCCCGCCAGAAAGAGTGAGCTCCCGTGCCATCTTGCTGGAGCCtgtcctcctcccaggccccctccctaCCCTCTCAGACCTGACCCTCCTCACCTCCAGGTTTGAAGCGCCTGACAGCCCGGGCCGACGTGTCTGAAGCGCTGGCTGGGCTGAAGGAGGAGAAGCGGAAGCTGGAGCGTGAGCGGCCACTGTCCCTGCTCCAGCTCCTGGGCAGCCACATCCACCGGCAACCCCTCGTCATTGCAATTGTGCTGCAGCTGAGCCAGCAGCTGTCGGGCATCAACGCAGTACGTATGCAGCAGCCTCCAGGAAAGGCAAGGGTCAGGGAAGAGcctgagaggagggaaggagggagcacGCCCCCTCCATTAAAATTCAGGGTCAGTCCAGCTTGGAGTGGctgcaagggagggagggacccagGGACCCATCCCTGCCATCCCCTTTTCTTCTCGCCCACCTCTAGGTTTTCTATTATTCAACCAGCATCTTCGAGACGGCGGGGGTAGGGCAACCAGCCTACGCCACCATCGGAGCCGGTGTGGTCAACATGGTCTTCACCTTGGTCTCGGTAACTGCTGGCCTCTGGAAGGGCCCCCACCATTGGTTTCACATCCCTGGGCGTCCTGGAGGTCCAGCTCTTGGTTGGCCCCACCCACCTAACCCCTCCCACTTCCCAAGCCTTAAAGGCCCCTTGCAAGCCCTGACTCTCCCCTCAGGTGTTCTTGGTGGAACGGGCTGGGCGCCGGACCCTCCAACTCCTAGGCCTGGCAGGCATGTGTGGCTGTGCCATCTTGATGACCGTGGCTCTGCTTCTGCTGGTGAGGcctagggagagggaaggggacccGCGGCCCAACCCAGGGGAACTGCCCCAAGGGGCTCTGTAGGCAGCCAGGGCCATGCCTCAACATACATGCCTTTGATCCTGAGGCCAGGCCGTATGCCAGGACCGTGCTACCGACGGACCCAGGCTGCACTTCCTCCTCTGGGTGGAAGCTGTAGCACAATCCTGGCAGCCAGGGAGGAGAGCCCCTGTCGAGCCCCAGGACCAATAATAATTCCTAAGGACCCAGCTCTAGAACCAAGTGGGAATCCACAGTCATAAGAGCTGGGAGACCACATGTTCCCTCTGCCCTGAATTGGCAAAGGGTAGCCAGCTAAATGTCAAATGCTCAAGGACCTATTCTAACCAAGGGTGGCCGGCCCCCTGTGAGCGGCTGGGAGGGGTAGATGCCAGTTTGCTGGGTTGAGGGCAAAGAAGATCCAGAAAGACCTGACCTGAATTCTCCACCCTCCCTGCCTGGCCCCCAGGAGCAGGTTCCAGCCATGAGCTATGTCTCCATCGTGGCCATCTTTGGCTTT is a window encoding:
- the SLC2A4 gene encoding solute carrier family 2, facilitated glucose transporter member 4 isoform X1, which gives rise to MPSGFQQIGSELAASCAGIVDTLPSRKQIQAGLALQQLSVCLGSPAIFRGPEDGEPPQQRVTGTLVLAVFSAVLGSLQFGYNIGVINAPQKVIEQSYNETWLGRQGPEGPGSIPPGTLTMLWALSVAIFSVGGMISSFLIGVISQWLGRKRAMLFNNALAVLGGALMGLAKAAASYELLILGRFLIGAYSGLTSGLVPMYVGEIAPTHLRGALGTLNQLAIVIGILIAQVLGLESILGTATLWPLLLGITMLPALLQLVLLPFCPESPRYLYIIRNLEGPARKSLKRLTARADVSEALAGLKEEKRKLERERPLSLLQLLGSHIHRQPLVIAIVLQLSQQLSGINAVFYYSTSIFETAGVGQPAYATIGAGVVNMVFTLVSVFLVERAGRRTLQLLGLAGMCGCAILMTVALLLLEQVPAMSYVSIVAIFGFVAFFEIGPGPIPWFIVAELFSQGPRPAAMAVAGFSNWTCNFIIGMGFQYVADAMGPYVFLLFAVLLLGFFIFTFLKVPETRGRTFDQISAAFRRTPSLLEQEVKPSTELEYLGPDEND
- the SLC2A4 gene encoding solute carrier family 2, facilitated glucose transporter member 4 isoform X2 — translated: MPSGFQQIGSEDGEPPQQRVTGTLVLAVFSAVLGSLQFGYNIGVINAPQKVIEQSYNETWLGRQGPEGPGSIPPGTLTMLWALSVAIFSVGGMISSFLIGVISQWLGRKRAMLFNNALAVLGGALMGLAKAAASYELLILGRFLIGAYSGLTSGLVPMYVGEIAPTHLRGALGTLNQLAIVIGILIAQVLGLESILGTATLWPLLLGITMLPALLQLVLLPFCPESPRYLYIIRNLEGPARKSLKRLTARADVSEALAGLKEEKRKLERERPLSLLQLLGSHIHRQPLVIAIVLQLSQQLSGINAVFYYSTSIFETAGVGQPAYATIGAGVVNMVFTLVSVFLVERAGRRTLQLLGLAGMCGCAILMTVALLLLEQVPAMSYVSIVAIFGFVAFFEIGPGPIPWFIVAELFSQGPRPAAMAVAGFSNWTCNFIIGMGFQYVADAMGPYVFLLFAVLLLGFFIFTFLKVPETRGRTFDQISAAFRRTPSLLEQEVKPSTELEYLGPDEND